A part of Pseudomonas sp. HR96 genomic DNA contains:
- a CDS encoding amino acid ABC transporter permease/ATP-binding protein, with translation MTFNWNYMFSLLGDAEFWRATWTVIKLSFLTWVISIGSGFFVALAKQSRRPLLSVPARAYIWLFRSVPLLVLLIFTYNIPQAFPASTVVLGDPFWAGLLAMVLCETAYVAEIHRGGLLSIHKGQTEAARALGLEFFGIQWRVIIPQALRVALPSLANEYISIVKLSSLVSVISLTEILMVGQRLYSENFLVMETMAAVAFYYVLIVTVFDFLLKRLERYLDVNQRKISRVPDAQVLALATQQAVAVQRPGSLPGQGPALQASRLHKAYNNVEVLGAVDLSIQPGEVVSVIGPSGSGKTTLIRLLNGLEQIDNGEIRINGQPFIHLERKGAQKPLYVEHAEHRLNIGMVFQSFNLFPHLTVLDNLLMAPKYHGLGKLDELKQQAYALLQKVGMLDHAWKYPHQLSGGQQQRVAIARALMMRPQIMLFDEPTSALDPEKVNEVLQVIETLAQDGITMVIVTHEMNFAFKVSDRIVFMEKGRVVCDDKPQLLRNGQNPRVESFLKDVSLA, from the coding sequence ATGACATTCAACTGGAATTACATGTTCAGCCTGCTGGGCGATGCCGAATTCTGGCGAGCGACCTGGACAGTGATCAAACTGAGCTTTCTGACCTGGGTGATCAGCATCGGATCGGGCTTCTTCGTGGCTTTGGCCAAGCAGTCCAGGCGCCCGTTGCTCAGCGTCCCGGCGCGCGCCTACATCTGGCTGTTTCGCAGCGTGCCGCTGCTGGTGCTGCTGATCTTTACCTACAACATTCCCCAGGCGTTCCCGGCTTCCACGGTGGTGCTGGGCGACCCGTTCTGGGCCGGCCTGCTGGCCATGGTGTTGTGCGAGACGGCCTATGTCGCGGAGATCCATCGCGGCGGCCTGCTGTCGATTCACAAGGGCCAGACCGAGGCGGCGCGGGCATTGGGCCTCGAGTTCTTCGGCATCCAGTGGCGGGTGATCATCCCCCAGGCGCTGCGTGTGGCCTTGCCCTCGCTGGCCAACGAATACATCTCCATCGTCAAGCTCAGCTCGCTGGTGTCGGTGATCTCGCTGACCGAAATCCTCATGGTCGGCCAGCGCCTGTACTCGGAAAACTTCCTGGTGATGGAGACCATGGCGGCGGTGGCGTTCTACTACGTGCTCATCGTCACTGTGTTCGACTTCCTGCTCAAGCGCCTGGAGCGCTATTTGGACGTCAACCAGCGCAAGATCTCGCGGGTGCCGGACGCACAGGTGCTGGCCCTGGCCACCCAGCAGGCGGTGGCCGTGCAGCGCCCGGGCAGCCTGCCAGGGCAGGGCCCGGCGTTGCAGGCGAGCCGTCTGCACAAGGCCTACAACAACGTCGAGGTACTGGGTGCGGTGGACCTGTCGATCCAGCCCGGTGAAGTGGTGTCGGTGATCGGTCCGTCCGGCTCGGGCAAGACCACCTTGATTCGCCTGCTCAACGGCCTGGAACAGATCGACAACGGCGAGATCCGCATCAACGGCCAGCCGTTCATTCACCTGGAGCGCAAGGGCGCGCAGAAGCCGCTGTATGTCGAGCATGCCGAGCACCGCCTGAACATCGGCATGGTGTTCCAGAGCTTCAACCTGTTCCCGCACCTGACGGTGCTCGACAACCTGCTGATGGCGCCGAAATACCACGGCCTGGGCAAGCTCGATGAGCTCAAGCAGCAGGCCTACGCGCTGTTGCAGAAGGTCGGCATGCTCGACCATGCCTGGAAGTATCCCCATCAGTTGTCCGGCGGCCAGCAGCAGCGCGTGGCGATCGCCCGGGCCTTGATGATGCGTCCGCAGATCATGCTGTTCGACGAGCCGACCTCGGCACTGGACCCGGAGAAGGTCAACGAAGTGCTGCAGGTCATCGAGACCCTCGCCCAGGACGGCATCACCATGGTCATCGTCACCCACGAGATGAACTTCGCGTTCAAGGTCTCCGACCGCATCGTGTTCATGGAGAAAGGCCGCGTGGTGTGCGACGACAAACCGCAATTGCTGCGCAACGGCCAGAACCCGCGAGTGGAGTCCTTTCTCAAGGACGTTTCACTGGCCTGA
- a CDS encoding class II aldolase and adducin N-terminal domain-containing protein — MALSLEEQIRIDLAATFRIVAHLGMHEAVANHFSAAVSADGKQFLTNPKWKHFSRIRASDLLLLDADDASCASHPQVDSTAWSIHGQIHQRLPDARVVLHLHPVYTTAVACLAKPEVPPIDQNTARYFNRIAVDEMYGGMADTEEEGARLVSLLDGKRRLLMGNHGVMVIGSDIGEAFDDIWTLERACQILVTAWSTGQPLRVLSDEVAERTARGWEQITDFSRQHFDEMKQLMIEADPSVLD; from the coding sequence ATGGCTTTATCCCTGGAAGAACAGATTCGCATCGACCTGGCCGCGACCTTTCGCATCGTCGCCCACCTGGGCATGCACGAAGCGGTCGCCAACCACTTCAGTGCGGCGGTGTCGGCCGACGGCAAGCAGTTTCTGACCAACCCGAAGTGGAAGCACTTCTCGCGCATCCGCGCCAGCGACCTGTTGCTGCTCGACGCCGACGACGCCAGCTGCGCCAGCCATCCGCAGGTCGACTCTACCGCCTGGTCGATTCATGGCCAGATCCACCAGCGCCTGCCCGACGCGCGGGTGGTGCTGCACCTGCACCCGGTGTACACCACGGCCGTGGCCTGCCTGGCCAAGCCCGAAGTCCCGCCCATCGACCAGAACACCGCTCGCTACTTCAACCGCATCGCGGTCGATGAGATGTACGGCGGCATGGCCGACACCGAGGAGGAGGGTGCCCGCCTGGTCAGCCTGCTCGACGGCAAGCGCCGCCTGCTGATGGGCAACCACGGCGTGATGGTGATCGGCTCGGACATCGGCGAAGCCTTCGACGACATCTGGACCCTGGAACGCGCCTGCCAGATCCTCGTCACCGCCTGGTCCACCGGCCAGCCGCTGCGGGTGCTCTCGGATGAAGTGGCCGAGCGCACCGCGCGCGGCTGGGAACAGATCACCGACTTCTCGCGCCAGCACTTCGAC
- a CDS encoding phytanoyl-CoA dioxygenase family protein, whose amino-acid sequence MIEQWQVEQFQRDGVLVVEGVLSADEVAALQTDFDQWVEDSRSHDQGWGETVDGRARFDLEGDHRADHPSLRRVSSPTEISASYRQVALQSRMAQIAAQLVGSEGARFHHSKINSKLPHTATQVKWHQDFLFTPHSNDDLVTALLMVSEVTPQNGPLNVIPGSHKGPLWSHWHNQRFTGSVDDQVVEEHCQAPLACFGPAGSVCFMHTRLLHASSPNETELPRTLFISVYAAEDALPYGENPLPSEHSGLMVAGRETGLVRTTPNQLRLPQKPRGASFFVQQAGQDLAAT is encoded by the coding sequence ATGATCGAGCAATGGCAAGTTGAACAATTCCAGCGCGATGGCGTGCTGGTGGTCGAAGGGGTGCTGTCGGCCGATGAGGTCGCGGCCCTGCAGACCGATTTCGATCAATGGGTCGAAGACAGCCGCAGCCATGACCAGGGCTGGGGCGAGACCGTCGACGGCCGCGCGCGTTTCGACCTGGAAGGCGATCACCGCGCCGATCACCCGTCGCTGCGCCGGGTCAGTTCGCCCACCGAGATTTCCGCGAGCTATCGCCAGGTGGCGCTGCAGTCGCGCATGGCGCAGATCGCCGCGCAACTGGTGGGCAGTGAGGGCGCGCGCTTTCACCACAGCAAGATCAACTCCAAGCTGCCGCACACCGCGACCCAGGTGAAATGGCATCAGGATTTTCTGTTCACCCCGCACAGCAACGATGACCTGGTCACCGCGCTGCTGATGGTCAGCGAGGTGACCCCGCAGAACGGCCCACTGAACGTCATCCCCGGCAGCCACAAGGGCCCGCTGTGGTCGCACTGGCACAACCAGCGCTTCACCGGTTCGGTGGACGATCAAGTGGTCGAGGAGCACTGCCAGGCGCCATTAGCCTGCTTTGGCCCGGCAGGCTCGGTGTGCTTCATGCACACGCGCCTGCTGCACGCCTCCAGCCCCAACGAAACCGAGCTGCCGCGCACCCTGTTCATCAGCGTCTACGCCGCCGAGGACGCGTTGCCCTACGGCGAGAATCCGCTGCCCAGCGAGCATTCCGGGCTGATGGTGGCGGGCCGCGAAACCGGCCTGGTGCGCACTACGCCCAACCAGCTGCGGCTGCCGCAGAAACCGCGCGGCGCTTCCTTCTTCGTGCAGCAGGCCGGGCAGGACCTGGCCGCTACCTGA
- a CDS encoding RidA family protein, producing MPTHTRIRMFNTKETYPNQSLDNDLCQAVRAGNTVYVRGQVGTDFAGNLIGLGDPRAQAEQAMKNVKQLLEEAGSDLSHIVKTTTYIIDPRYREPVYQEVGKWLKGVFPISTGLVISALGQPQWLMEIDVIAVVPDDWTPA from the coding sequence ATGCCCACCCATACCCGCATCCGCATGTTCAACACCAAAGAGACCTACCCCAACCAATCGCTGGACAACGACCTGTGCCAGGCGGTGCGCGCTGGCAATACGGTGTACGTGCGTGGCCAGGTGGGCACCGACTTCGCCGGCAACCTGATCGGCCTCGGCGACCCGCGTGCGCAGGCCGAACAGGCCATGAAAAACGTCAAGCAGCTGCTCGAGGAGGCCGGCTCCGACCTCTCGCACATCGTCAAGACCACCACCTACATCATCGACCCGCGCTACCGCGAGCCGGTCTACCAGGAAGTCGGCAAGTGGCTCAAGGGGGTCTTCCCGATCTCCACCGGGCTGGTGATTTCGGCGCTCGGCCAGCCGCAGTGGCTAATGGAGATCGACGTCATCGCCGTGGTCCCGGACGACTGGACGCCGGCCTGA
- a CDS encoding NAD(P)H-quinone oxidoreductase, whose translation MTLPDTMNAVIARKPGGPEVLQWVERPLPVPQAGEVLIRVAAAGVNRPDLMQRAGMPLPPGTSDILGLEASGTVVSVGPGVEHFAPGDRVMALLGGGGYAEYCVAFAGHCLPVPAGLSLVSAAGVPEAAFTVWHNLFELGRLGRADSVLIHGAASGVGSFAVQCAQATGARVIATAGGAQKVAMLEALGILRAIDRYHEDFVEVVEQCTDGRGVDVVLDNVGGPYVARNLAAMAMGGRHVSLSFLQGAKIELDLQTVMRKSLCLTSSTLRPKSREEKTRLAGCLREHVLPWLASGQVQPLIHAQLPLQQAAEAHRTLEANANIGKVLLTVSSF comes from the coding sequence ATGACCTTACCCGACACCATGAACGCCGTGATTGCCCGCAAGCCCGGCGGCCCGGAAGTCCTGCAATGGGTGGAACGACCGCTGCCCGTGCCGCAGGCCGGCGAGGTGCTGATCCGCGTGGCCGCCGCCGGCGTCAATCGGCCCGACCTGATGCAGCGCGCCGGCATGCCGTTGCCGCCAGGCACTAGCGATATCCTCGGCCTGGAAGCCTCGGGCACGGTGGTCAGCGTGGGTCCCGGCGTGGAGCATTTCGCCCCCGGCGACCGGGTCATGGCCCTGCTCGGTGGTGGCGGCTACGCCGAGTACTGCGTAGCGTTCGCCGGGCATTGCCTGCCGGTGCCCGCCGGGCTGTCGCTGGTCAGCGCTGCCGGGGTGCCGGAAGCGGCCTTCACCGTTTGGCACAACCTGTTCGAGCTGGGCCGCCTGGGCCGCGCGGATAGCGTACTGATCCACGGCGCCGCCAGTGGCGTCGGCAGCTTCGCAGTGCAATGCGCGCAGGCCACCGGGGCCAGGGTAATCGCCACGGCGGGCGGCGCGCAGAAGGTCGCCATGCTCGAGGCGCTGGGCATCCTGCGCGCCATTGACCGCTACCACGAAGACTTTGTCGAGGTGGTCGAGCAATGCACCGACGGGCGTGGCGTCGACGTGGTCCTCGACAACGTCGGCGGCCCCTACGTGGCACGCAACCTGGCGGCCATGGCCATGGGCGGGCGGCATGTCAGCCTGTCATTCCTGCAGGGGGCGAAGATCGAACTGGACCTGCAGACCGTCATGCGCAAGAGCCTGTGCCTGACCTCCTCGACCCTGCGCCCCAAGAGCCGCGAGGAGAAGACTCGCCTCGCCGGCTGCCTGCGCGAGCATGTGCTGCCGTGGCTCGCCAGCGGCCAGGTGCAACCGTTGATTCATGCGCAGTTGCCATTGCAGCAAGCCGCCGAGGCCCATCGCACCCTGGAGGCCAATGCCAACATCGGC
- a CDS encoding ABC transporter ATP-binding protein, translating into MTAQTSLRPTPVAVQLDGVGKRFATHIALQPLSLAIHQGELLAMLGPSGCGKSTLLKLIAGTLQADQGEILIDGQRVTEAPLRQRGVAVVDQPIGLGEACAQRSTAAQWVGAMLAHVSPGELGVRVEQALAQVQLSSHGACVLRELSAGQQQRVALARALVTRPRVLLLDEPFATLDRPLRLALQGELKHLQRTLGLTMLLVTHDQQEALGLSDRLAVMNAGRVHQVGRPDVLYRYPVDPFVAAFVGDVNVLAGRCVSRDPRASRAPRVNLELGNSPLRVPAERVHAEVGARIDLYVRPEHIRLSPLTARSQLSATVVAHVFQGDHVDIHLDVPALGQARLCVRQSGLDALARWPTGAVAGVTFDSDGVSAFASRTA; encoded by the coding sequence ATGACTGCACAGACCTCGCTTCGTCCTACCCCGGTCGCCGTGCAACTGGACGGCGTGGGCAAGCGCTTCGCCACGCACATCGCCCTGCAGCCTCTGTCGCTGGCCATTCACCAGGGTGAACTGCTGGCCATGCTGGGTCCCTCCGGATGCGGCAAGAGCACCTTGCTCAAGCTCATCGCGGGCACGCTGCAGGCCGACCAGGGCGAGATTCTCATCGACGGGCAAAGGGTCACCGAGGCGCCTTTGCGCCAGCGCGGGGTGGCTGTGGTCGACCAGCCGATCGGGCTCGGCGAAGCTTGCGCGCAACGCTCCACCGCCGCGCAATGGGTCGGTGCCATGCTCGCGCACGTCTCGCCAGGCGAGCTTGGCGTGCGCGTCGAACAGGCTTTGGCCCAGGTGCAACTGAGCAGCCACGGCGCCTGTGTGCTGCGCGAGTTGTCGGCCGGCCAGCAGCAGCGAGTGGCCTTGGCGCGGGCGCTGGTGACACGGCCCAGGGTGCTGTTGCTCGATGAACCGTTCGCCACTCTCGACCGCCCGCTGCGCCTGGCGCTGCAGGGCGAGCTCAAGCACCTGCAACGCACCCTGGGCCTGACCATGCTGCTGGTCACCCATGATCAACAGGAGGCATTGGGCCTGAGCGATCGACTGGCGGTGATGAATGCCGGACGCGTGCATCAGGTTGGTCGGCCGGACGTCCTCTACCGCTACCCGGTCGACCCTTTCGTCGCCGCTTTCGTGGGCGATGTCAACGTCCTCGCCGGGCGCTGCGTCAGTCGCGACCCTCGCGCCAGCCGGGCGCCGCGGGTCAATCTGGAGCTGGGCAACAGCCCGCTGCGCGTGCCTGCCGAGCGGGTGCATGCCGAGGTCGGCGCGCGCATCGACCTGTACGTGCGCCCCGAGCACATCCGCCTGAGCCCGTTGACCGCGCGCTCGCAGTTGAGCGCGACCGTGGTTGCCCATGTGTTCCAGGGCGACCACGTCGACATTCACCTGGATGTGCCTGCGCTCGGCCAGGCGCGCCTGTGCGTACGCCAGTCCGGGCTCGATGCCCTGGCGCGCTGGCCAACCGGTGCGGTGGCTGGAGTGACCTTTGACAGCGACGGCGTCAGCGCCTTCGCCAGCCGTACGGCATGA
- a CDS encoding ABC transporter substrate-binding protein has product MTAPRTTLRPFALGLLGAVVAMTSLGASAAFLKDGKIVAGSDVTFAPYEYMVDNKPAGFDIEFMDGLAKTMGRTVETQDTRFPNLITGLTGGRFDVTNSSMYITAERVKVIDMIPYLKSGESIITLKDSAYQPKRPEDFCGHKIGSMGATSWLQQMHKLSDEYCVKNGLKPIAISEYSTDPQTTQAMLAHAVEAQITDAAVARSAVDKLGGRIVISSTDLIYPVLNGFGVKKGNDEVKTALVDGMAKYRATPEYAALLKKYNFIAPTDADIAALMPKP; this is encoded by the coding sequence ATGACAGCACCCCGTACCACGCTTCGCCCGTTCGCCCTCGGCCTGCTTGGCGCTGTGGTGGCAATGACTTCGCTGGGCGCCTCGGCGGCCTTCCTCAAGGACGGCAAGATCGTCGCCGGCTCCGACGTGACCTTCGCCCCGTATGAATACATGGTCGACAACAAGCCGGCCGGCTTCGACATCGAATTCATGGACGGCCTGGCCAAGACCATGGGCCGCACCGTGGAAACCCAGGACACGCGCTTCCCCAACCTGATCACCGGCCTCACCGGCGGGCGCTTTGACGTCACCAACTCGTCCATGTACATCACCGCCGAGCGGGTCAAGGTCATCGACATGATCCCTTACCTGAAAAGCGGCGAATCGATCATCACGCTCAAGGACAGTGCCTACCAGCCCAAGCGCCCGGAAGACTTCTGCGGCCACAAGATCGGCTCGATGGGCGCCACGTCCTGGCTGCAGCAGATGCATAAGCTGTCTGACGAGTACTGCGTGAAGAATGGCCTCAAGCCGATCGCCATCAGCGAATACAGCACTGACCCGCAGACCACCCAGGCGATGCTCGCCCACGCCGTGGAAGCACAGATCACCGACGCCGCCGTGGCGCGCAGTGCGGTCGACAAGCTGGGCGGTCGCATCGTGATTTCCTCCACCGATCTGATCTACCCGGTGCTCAACGGTTTCGGCGTGAAGAAAGGCAACGACGAGGTGAAAACCGCCCTGGTCGACGGCATGGCCAAGTACCGGGCCACTCCGGAGTACGCTGCGCTGCTGAAGAAGTACAATTTCATCGCGCCGACCGACGCGGACATCGCCGCGCTGATGCCCAAGCCCTGA
- a CDS encoding LysR family transcriptional regulator, whose translation MLSRITQRQLEYFVASGEAGSISAASERIHVSSPSISAAITHMEAELGIQLFIRHHAQGVSLTAVGRQVLQEAKLILEQMNNLYTIASESLNTVRGPLRVGVLESLAPMITPELVFGFGRAFPGVRISQVECNHEELLEKLRSAEIDIALTYDLASSDDIDFQPLAQLPPYVMVGDYHPLATMSAVTIQDLEAHPMVLLDTPWSREYFLSLFMSAGFTPNVVMRSSNLETVRAMVGNGIGFTIANARPKATVSQDGKRLIRIRLAGEVRAMKLGYATATNAQLSRVVAAFTERCRMFVSDQYIPGMAAPSFFDPHAVRALTSVS comes from the coding sequence ATGCTCAGTCGTATCACCCAACGCCAACTGGAATATTTCGTCGCTTCCGGTGAGGCCGGCAGCATCAGCGCGGCGTCCGAGCGCATTCATGTGTCGTCGCCGTCGATCTCTGCGGCCATCACCCACATGGAAGCCGAACTGGGCATACAGCTGTTCATTCGCCACCACGCGCAAGGCGTTTCCCTGACCGCCGTGGGGCGCCAGGTGCTGCAGGAGGCCAAGCTGATTCTGGAGCAGATGAACAACCTCTATACCATCGCCTCCGAGTCGCTGAACACCGTGCGCGGCCCGTTGCGGGTCGGGGTGCTGGAGTCGCTGGCGCCGATGATCACTCCGGAGCTGGTGTTCGGCTTTGGCCGAGCGTTCCCGGGGGTGCGCATCAGCCAGGTGGAGTGCAACCACGAGGAGCTGCTGGAAAAACTGCGCAGCGCCGAGATCGACATCGCCTTGACCTACGACCTGGCCAGCAGCGACGACATCGACTTTCAGCCCCTGGCGCAGCTGCCGCCCTATGTCATGGTGGGCGACTACCACCCCTTGGCGACTATGTCGGCGGTGACCATCCAGGACCTCGAAGCCCACCCCATGGTGCTGCTGGACACGCCGTGGAGCCGCGAGTATTTCCTCAGCCTGTTCATGAGCGCAGGATTCACGCCCAACGTGGTGATGCGCTCGAGCAACCTGGAGACGGTGCGCGCCATGGTCGGCAACGGCATCGGTTTCACCATCGCCAACGCCCGGCCCAAGGCGACTGTGTCGCAGGATGGCAAGCGGCTGATCCGCATTCGCCTGGCCGGCGAGGTGCGGGCGATGAAGCTGGGCTACGCCACCGCCACCAATGCCCAGTTATCGCGCGTGGTGGCGGCGTTCACCGAGCGCTGCCGGATGTTCGTCTCCGACCAGTACATCCCCGGCATGGCGGCGCCAAGCTTCTTCGATCCACACGCTGTGCGCGCGCTCACCTCCGTCAGCTGA